The window ACGTCGTGTCCTGCCGGATCGTGTGCCGGTCGGCCATCTGGGAGCGACCGAAAGGAAACGGATCTTCGACGATGGCAAGCCGGATCGGCGACTTTATGAAATCGCCACGCTTGCCCATTTGGGGACCGGCTGCATTCGCGGGATGTGTGGGTCGAGGGCAGTCGGTCGTTCCGTCCGATAGACGAAGATCTCATGCCAAAGCCAACCTTTGTTGCTCTGAAGGGGCAAGATCAGCTTGGCCTCGGTGTCCCAGGGCGGCGGTGCGGCCTGGCTCGCCGATGTCAGGGAGATGACGGACGTCAATCTCAAAAGGTTGGCCTGGCGCGCCCGTTTCGGCAAGCTCGATGGTGTGAGGATGGAAAACGGCACGTTGATCGTGACGCCGCAAGTCAGCGATGTTTCCGCCGCGGCGGAAGCCCTCAATGCCGAAATCACGGACATGTATCCTCTGGTCGAGGTGCCCGATCTCCTACGGGACGTGCATGAGTGGATCGGATTTGCCGACCAGTTCACCCATGCCCGGACGGGATATGCACCACATAACATATCCGCCATGCTGGCTGGCGTACTTGCCGATGGCACGAATCTCGGCCCGAAACGCATGGCTGGGGCGTCGAAGGGGATCAGCGCCCACTAGATCGGCTGGATGCGCAGCTTCCATGTCCGCTCCGAAACCTATCGGGCCGCGCAGACCTCCGTTACTGACGCCCATACACGTCATCCGCACTCCGAAATCTGGGGTGGCGGAACGAGCGCTTCATCCGATGGTCAGTTCTTCCGCGCCAGCGACCGGGCCGCCAGGCGCGGCGATATCAACCTGCATTATGGCAGTGGGCCGGGCTTCGAAATTCTACAGCGGCCTTTCCGACCAATACGGATATTACAGCATCCTGCCGATCAGCCCGACCGGGAGCGAGGCCGTCTATGTGCTCGACGGCCTGTTCGACCACGACACGGTTCTGGAGATCGAGGAGCTGTTTACCGATACCGGCGGCGCCAGCGATCATGTCTTTGCCCTGTTCTGCCTGATCGGCAAGCGATTCGCGCCGCGCCTTCGCAATATCAAGGACCGGAAATTCCACACCTTCGAGAAGGCCGATAGCTATCCGGCGCTGGCAAATCATATTGGCGTGCCGATCAACACCGCCCTGATCATGGAACATTGGGACGAACTCCTGCGCCTTGCCGCCTCGATCACGGCGCCCACGGTCGCGCCGTCGGCGATCCTCAAGAGGCTCTCTGCCTCGTCGAAATCCAGCGATCTTGCCAAGGCGTTGCGTGAGCTCGGCCGCATCGAGCGTACGCTGTTCATGATCGAATGGTATTCCAGCCCCGCGTTGCGGCGGCGCTGTCAGGCCGGGCTCAACAAGGGCGAAGCCGCGCACACGTTCAAGCGCGCCGTCTTCTTCCAAGAGCGCGGCGAAATCCGTGATCGCTCATTTGACAATCGGGCATTCCGCGCTTCCGGCCTCAACCTGGTGGTCAGCGCCATCGTCCATTGGAACACCGTCTATCTCAGCCGGGCAACGGCCCATCTGCGACAACGGCGCCGGAATATTCCCGACGCGTTGCTGAAACACGTCTCCCCGCTCAGTTGGGAGCACATAAATCTCACCGGCATTTATTCCTGGGACACAGAGCAACAGATGTCCGAGGGCTTCAGGCCCTTGCGACTTCCCCGCAAAATCCTCCGGGCCGCATGACATTCACCGTCTGTTCGACCTTAGCGTACGATTTTGCACTCCTCTTGTTCCGACCCCAGGTGGGACGGTGGCGCTTGCCCTGGAGTTCGGGCTTTGCTTAAAGGACGGTCAGCACCACATCCATGTTGCCGCGCGTCGCCTTTGAAAACGGGCAACGCCGGTGCGCATCGGCGACGAGGCGCTCGGCGACCTCGCGTTCGACGCCCGGGATCGAAATGCGAAGTTCAGCGGTCAGCCTGTAGCCATCCTCGCCCGCGAGGACGCCGACGCTGGCGTCGATCGTCGGGTCTTCGGGAAGGGACACCTTGCCCAGCCGGGCTGAAAGCTTGGTGGCGCTCAGGAAGCAGGCCGAATAGCCGGCGGCGAAAAGCTGCTCGGGATTGGTGCCGGCCCCGCCGGGCCCGCCGAATTCCGGGGGTATGGTGAGCTTCACCTCAAGGTTTCCGTCATCGCTGCGGATCTTCCCGTCGCGGCCGCCGGTCGCGGTAACGTGTGCTGTGTATACGAGTTTGTCGGTCATTGGCTCTCCAGTTCTCTAGGTGGATGCAAGGGATGCCGCTCCATGCGCCATCAGGGTTCGGAAATCTCTTCTCGCGCGCTCGTTCGCCAGTTTGAAAGAGGGGCCGCGGCTTGGCTCGAGATCGCTCAGCATGCGTAGCTGGACCCACATTTCCGCAGCCTTCAGGGCGACGGCCGCGCAATTGACCACGGGGGCATGACCGACGCGAAAGCCGCGCTCTCCGCCAACGAGCAGCCCCGGCAGTACGCCGGCCGGGACGATGACGTCCGCGCCGGCCTCGACCATCGGCTTCGCGATGCCGGAGAAGGCATCGAGCAGTTCCGCCTTCTTGATCGCGTCGCCTGCGAAGGCCTGGTCGAAATCACCCGGCGTAAGACCAAGCCCTGCGACGAATTTCACGCGATCACCCAGTCCGTAAAGGTCGGCCTGCTCGCGATGCATGGTTTCGAAGGCCGGATCGAGGGTGACGAGCCCGATCCGCCGGCCCAGTTGCGAGGCGGCCAGGAGCGTCGCCTCCCCGGTGCCGATGGCGGGAATCCGGACGGCGGAACGGATGTCGTAGAGGCACGGATCCTGAAAATGCCCCATGACGAAACAATCGTAGCCCTGGTCTTCCGCAGCCAGCGCCGCGTCTATCGCCTGAAGCCCGCAGCGCAGCTCGCTCAGGCGGCCGAAGTCGCGGTCGGGCGGGCTCATGCCGAAAACCGAGACCTCTGTTCCGGCCGCGGCGATGCCGTTGAGATACCGCGCCAGCCTCTCCAGGTAGGACGCGCCGGTATGCGTATCGACAAAACTCTGCCAGAAAATCCTCACCCTCTTATCCTCCCCAAAGTGCGGCTCATTGCCGGGCCGTGATGTCGTTGGCCTTCAGGAACGTCGCCACCGCGCCGGCGAATATTTTCGGCAGATGGTCCGGGAAGGGAATGGTTCCCCCGGATATTTCCTCAAGGCGCGCGCCGGGGATCGCGGCGGCGACCTTCGGGGCCGCCGCCAGCGCCTTCCTGTCCTCGCTTGGCGCAAGGACCAGCGTGGGGCAGCGGACGCGCCCGATCCGGTCTTCCATGCGATAGCGATAGACGACGCGGTGCCCCTC is drawn from Shinella sp. PSBB067 and contains these coding sequences:
- a CDS encoding organic hydroperoxide resistance protein; amino-acid sequence: MTDKLVYTAHVTATGGRDGKIRSDDGNLEVKLTIPPEFGGPGGAGTNPEQLFAAGYSACFLSATKLSARLGKVSLPEDPTIDASVGVLAGEDGYRLTAELRISIPGVEREVAERLVADAHRRCPFSKATRGNMDVVLTVL
- a CDS encoding aspartate/glutamate racemase family protein; amino-acid sequence: MRIFWQSFVDTHTGASYLERLARYLNGIAAAGTEVSVFGMSPPDRDFGRLSELRCGLQAIDAALAAEDQGYDCFVMGHFQDPCLYDIRSAVRIPAIGTGEATLLAASQLGRRIGLVTLDPAFETMHREQADLYGLGDRVKFVAGLGLTPGDFDQAFAGDAIKKAELLDAFSGIAKPMVEAGADVIVPAGVLPGLLVGGERGFRVGHAPVVNCAAVALKAAEMWVQLRMLSDLEPSRGPSFKLANERARRDFRTLMAHGAASLAST